The stretch of DNA AACAATTACGTGAAGAAGCCACTGCACAAGGTGCTGACATAGTATTATTAACTAATGTCAAAAATAAAAAGATCACAATAGCAAAAAGAAAAACAAGTAAATCTAGCTTAATAATACACATTGAAGCGCAGTTATACACCGTATGTGAAGCCGATAAATCTTTTAGTCATGAGCGAACCGCTTATACGGCTGATGGTTACGAACTACAAACAATGAGCTACCAATATACAATCTCCCCCAATGTTATAAAGCCAACAGAACCGATAGTGGTTGCCAATAATATGGTTTTACCAGCTGCTAATATCTCTTTTGCAACGGGTGTGTATGACATAAAGTTGGGAGCGAGCACAGCCCAAACAGCCGAAAAGTTGGGTCCTCCAAGTATAACTCTCACACTTTTAAACCACGAACAAATATGGGGCTACGGACGTAACCTTTGGTTTACTTATTCAGCTGATAGGTTGAAATCTGTTAGCTCAGAGCTTTCGTTATTAAATAGTGCAGGCCAAAATAGTATCGGCTATAGAGATGGTTTTGATGATATTGAGTGGCAACTAGAGGGGATCATCGCTGCGCACAATAGCCCAATTGAGCAAGTAAGAGATTCGCTCTCGCAGTACGATATTAAAGAGAGTTCAGATCAAATAGTTATTACTCAAAAGCAACAACGCCTTATATTACAATTTGATGATTTTCACCCTACAACAAAAGACAAACCAGTGACTTTACTCACTCACTTCACGTTAACGGATAATGAATATGAGGCGAAAAAGCAAGCACTTCCTCAATTGACATCGGAACAAGAGCAATGGCTGTATAAGCACTTGCAACCTAATAATGTAGAGCTGATGACGCTACCAAACTTGCTTAAGCAGATCCCGCAAACCAATAAAATAAATATAGCGAGTGATGAGAAGCAGTGGTGGCTAGTCGGTAATCATGTTCTTTTACAATTTGATGATATTGAGCTCAGCCAAGCTCATATTAGTGAACCGTTTTTTACAGACAGTAAAAGCGATTCATTTTCATTGTCTGTAAAATCGCTGCAACTGCCTCAGGATAAACAAGGAATGTTAGCTTTATATGAAGACGCTATCGATAACAATGATGCAATTGATATCTTGCGGGAACATTTTAACCTCATCGCAAAATTTGAGTCAGAGGAAGATGATGCGGTAATTTATGATTTGTTTTTTACTTATTATTGACCCTCATTGAATTCAATAGTCGATCCCGTATTCAGCGGTTCAGTTACAACATCAGTTAACAGAAAAGCGCCCTTGCAATGGCGCTTTTTCATTAATACGTTTAGTTAAAAATGCGTGTTACTCAACTAAAGGCTCAGCTTTGTAATACCAATTAAGCAGTGCATGGTTAACGTCGCGGTGCTTCGCAACGTCAGAGCAAGGAGAGGACTGTTCGTCGATATCAAAAACGGCCAGTTCGCCATGCCTAGCTCTCACCATAACGTTCATGCCTTTGCTTCCACAATAGTCTGTAAACTAGCGCTCAGCTGCATAATTCTTTTGCAATCACATTAATGCCTTGAATAAATTAAATGATGATTGAAATTCAAAGGGGTGATGTTTATGCTTCGCAGCTCTCAATACAATATAAAGACCTTAAAAAATTAATGTATTGTCGCGCAAATAAAAGGAAAATTAATGAACTCTTCACAACACTACCCTATAGGCTCAACCGGACAGAAATGGAGCGATGCTGATAAGTTAGCTTGGCTTGCTATGCAGTCAGTAAAGCGCTCATATCAAGAGCAAGTACTGAGTAAAGTGCTGGCACTAGGGGAACAATTCACCCTAGAGCAATATGGTGCGCTGTCGTGTGATGAGGCTAAATATCCTTTGTATGCGCTAAAGAGTCATAACTGGCAGCCGACAAAACCGATTATTTTGGTCACCGGCGGCGTACATGGTTACGAGACGAGCGGTGTGCAAGGGGCTATTCGTTTTATGGAGACAAAAGCGCAAGCTTACGCTGAACATTTTAATATCGTACTCATTCCCTGTGTTAGCCCTTGGGGTTACGAGACTATTAACCGCTGGAACCCAGGTGCTATAGATCCAAATCGCTCATTTTATCAAGACAGCCCAGCAGAAGAGTCTGCGGCTGTACTGAACTACTTGGCATCAATTAATGCAGACATTTTTGCTCATATTGATTTGCATGAAACGACAGATACTGATAATAGCGAGTTTAGACCGGCGTTAGCCGCACGAGATGCCGTAGTGCATGATAATTGGAGTATCCCTGATGGGTTTTATCTCGTTGGTGACACCATTAACCCACAACCTGCTTTTCAAAAGGCGATGATTGCTGCAGTCGAACAAGTGACTCATATTGCTCCTGCTGATGACAGTGGCAAGCTGATTGGTGTTAAACTGGCACAGTTTGGTGTAATTAATTATGCCACCAAGGCATTGGGGCTGTGTGCTGGCTTAAGCGGTGCAACATATGTATCAACGACAGAAGTGTACCCAGATAGTCCACTGGTGGATGACGAGAAGTGTATTATCGCTCAGGTTGCGGCGATCACCGGTGGTTTGGATTATTTGTTGACACTTTAACTACCATCGCCCCATTGTGATAATGGGGCGAATTTGATCTCTATTAAATGCCTATATATATAAATTACAGAGGGGAAAGTGTTGTTTTTGTTCCAGAAACGATATTAGTCACTGCATATGTAATCTACTTTAAAATAATTCACATTCAATTCTAACGTCAATTCAAACAGAGAACCCACTAATTAAGCGCCTACTAAAGCTAGGAGGCTGCACTTCATGTTTTGTTTAAAACATTCATTTCTAAATCATCAAGTTAACTAGTACTTCCGTACCTGAAGTTTTTCTTGATACCTTAATTTCTAGTCGTTAGGTTGGCTAAAGAGGTCAGATGTCTGACCTCGTAAAAGACTATTCAGACAATAACAATAGAGATAAAAAATGAAGATCTTTAATCAATTCACCTTAACCTTACTGGTGTTGGTCGCTATCAGCCCCTTTGCACATAGTGCAACAGGGATCGCATTTATACATGGAACCGGACATCAAACTGATGCTCTTTCTGATTATTGGAGTCGAGAATTTGTCGATACCGTTAGGCAGGGGATAACTGAACCGGACAATTATGTTGTTGTAAATTGTGATTTTGACCAATACATGTGGCAAGAATCTGCGGCTGGTTGCTTAGCAGAACAGTTGTCGAGCTTTATCAACACTAAACAGATCGATTCGCTGACGATGATCACCCACTCTAATGGTGGCAATGTTGTGCGTTGGATTCTTTCAAATCCAACTTGGGACAGTCGTTATCCCAAGATTATTAATGTTACCGAGCGCGTGGTGGCACTCGCTCCCTCAAGTGGAGGTACGCCATTGGCGGATGCGGTAAATCAAGGCAATGTTTTTGAAACCTCTCTAGGTTGGTTGTTAGGTTATGGCAGTGATGCAGTCAAGCAGCAACAAGTTAGTTGGATGCAGTACTACAACAACACTTGGTTGCATGGAACCTCAGGACGACCTAGTTTAAGTCGCCCCTTTGAGGTGGTGGTTGGTTCTGATGTAGATTCTGCTATTTGGGATGGTGACAGTTATTGTGCTGGCTACCAGTATCAAGTTGCATTAGAAACGACTCAAAACTGGTTGGATGATTGCTCTGATGGCTTTTTAGAATGTAGCTCTCAAAGTGCCGCTGGAACGGTTTGGTTTACTGACAAACAACGCACAGCAGGAAAAGAGCCGTTAAGCCACCAACAAAGTCGACGTGCTTGTTTTAACCTTCATCGTCTAATTCGCGATCATATATAGGAGCCACCAATGAATATATTAACAAGTGCTTTGGTGACAATCACCGCAGGGGTTCTTTTTGCCGGCTGTCAGAGTGATGAACCGCAAGCCACAGAGTCAAAGCAGAGTATGGAAGTAAGTACTAAGCTGTTTACGCTCGCTACGCCACAAGTAGGAGATCTTATTATTGGCGAGGTTCAGAGCCCAGTTTTAGATGCAATCAATAGTAGCCGGGATTCAATTAGTTTCGTTAACGTCAATCCTAGTGAGCAAGCGTTACTATTACCCTCGTCGACTTCCAGTAGTCAAAGTGATGAGTTTTGGATGACGGTGTCGGGGGCAGAACTCAATAAAGGGGTTAAACTAGCCATAAGCCAGCCGTCAAGCATTATCAGAGTTGCCCCAAGAGCGGATAATCGCTCTGGAAGTATCATTAAAAGCCAGTCGATATCACCAGAGCAGATTCAGCTACAAAAAGTGGGTGCTAAAACTGACAAGTCTGTATCGTATATCAAGTCATTAACGGATGCAGATGCATTGGCTACTGCAGGGCTAGATGATAATTCAAGTGCACTCACATTATCAAAAAATGCCACAGCTGGGATATATAAGCTAAGGGTAGTGCAATCGCTTGATCAAGGTGGCCAATATTTAGTGAATGTGAAAGAGAAGGGATCTCCCTATCAGCTAACGTTATCGAGTATTAACCGTGTAGCAAGTGACGTATCAAGTATGCCGCTGTCTCTTAGTTTAAGTAATAGCCAGTCGGAGCTACAGCCGCAAGCAAGTTTGAAGCATGCAGATGGAAAAATTCAGACTTTAGATTTGAAGCTGGTCAATGGTCAATGGCAGGCTAAGTTACCGACAGCATCTAAGATGCCAGAGAGTAATTTAGGCTTGAGTGAAATCCAAGTAAACATTCAAACCCAAGTGAATGGCCAAGCCGTTTTTAGAACGGTAAAAACGGCTTTTAAGCAATTTGTACCGACGGCGAAGCTCAATAGCTCTGTAGAAAGTCAGTGGCAAGATCAAGTGCCAAAGCTGTTGATATTTGATGTTGCAGTAGAGCACGAGGGCCGATTTGGTATAAATGCTGCACTGACAGGCACGGACGAACTTGGCAATGACAAGCTTATTCTGACGACGCAATCAGCCAATTGGTTAACCTCTAAGTCATCTCAAATAACCCTAAATCTTGATGCGAGTGTCATTAAGGCGTCGGGGTTAAAAGCACCTTTTAAGATAAAGTCGCTAGAACTTGTGGATCAAGGACAGATGGCGAGGTTGAGCTATCTGCAGCAAGCGCTAATAATGCGTCTATAAACAGTAAGTTATAGCGCTAGAGTTGAGATAAGGCGCGTTACATATACCTGAACGATTTCACCATATTCGTTTTCGAACTCCCGTAGGATAGCTGAACAAGGCTGTGATTGAGATGATGGTTATTCTCATTTCAATATCATTAATGCAGTACAGATATTCTACGGGAACTTACGACAGGTATGGCAAGATGTAATATACTTATTCATTATTAATCAAAAGGATAATAACATTTGGTGCTGTCACAGCTCGGCTCTCATTAACAACATATTGCGGAACCATATCTATATTGGACATTGCTTGCCCATTCGAGCTTAGATAACAATAACGGCTTTACTGTCGTAAGCAGTGAACTCTCGTATTCTTAGCCTGTATTGCATTGTACTCGATGATACTGAGGTGTTTTTTTTTGATAAAGAGATTGGTATTATTATCTGTTAAATAGAATCTCTTGAATGCTATGGAGATGTTACTTAATAAAACAGCAATGTAATTCAAAGGTTTACCCCTTAATAATGGAATGAGGATTATGATGAAGTATCTTTTAGTGCCCCTTTTATGTTTGAGCTTTAGTGCATCGGCGCTCAATGTAGATAGTATCGATATTCGCGCTGGAATGGTTTACCAAGAAAACACGGATATGTTGCTTACAGGCACTTATAATCAAAAACGTAGCAACGGAAAGCTTAAGAAAAAAGTTAATTATCGTAATGGTCTAAAATCTGGCTTGAGCACAAAGTATTACAGTAGTGGCACAGTTGAGACCGAATATAGCTATAAGGATGGTAATAAGAGTGGTGAATACCGTGCATTTTTTAAGAATGGTTATGCTGAGGAAATAGGGTATTACCGTGGTGATATAAAGCATGGTGAATTCACTCAGTATTCAAAAAAGTCGAGTGATTTAAAAGTAAGCCAGACTCACTATAGTGACGGCCACAAAAATGGCTTGAAACGTGAGTGGTATAAAAGTGGTGAGTTAAAAGAAGCTATTGGTTACCTCAATGATAAAAAAGATGGCGTAAAAGTTGAGTATGCTAACAATGGTTCATTAGAGAGCAAAACCGAATATAAGTTGGGTGAAAAGCAAGGGAAAGAGCAAGAGTGGTACAGCAACGGTAGCCTCAAAGAGGAAAAGAATTACTTACATGATGAGAAACATGGCACCGTAGTCAAATATTATGACAATGGCAAAAAGAAGAGCGAAGTTGAATACGAATATGGTAAAAAAGTGAGTAAGGTTGTTAAGTGGAAAAAAAATGGCCAACTGAAAGACTAACGCCGGTATTTTTTTATGAATAAAAAGGTCAGTTACTGCTGACCTTTTAGCTTTGTGTTGAGTTATTTCATAGGGAAATGGATAAAGTTCGGCAATAGTAATGTTTAAGATCTATGACTTGCAGAAGCAAGCATGAGTTGATACAACTCTTGAGCAGCGGGGCCTGTTTTAGCACCTTTAGGTAAAGTCAGGTGCAAGGGAACTTGGTATTGATTTGAATGCTCAACCCTAAGGATCTTTATATCATTATCATTATGTTTTTCGATTATGTGTCGAGGTAAACGGCAATAGCCTAAGCCTTGCTTTGTTGCTTGCCACGCATGATCAAAATTATCGACGGTAATGCGCTGGTTCGACTTTAGCCAGCCGACATCTTGCTTAGCGTGATGGCCTAAGTCTCGGATCACAATCTGCCTAGTGGCACTGAGATCTGCTAAACAGGGGTTAAGCTTCTCGGCTAACGGGTGGCTTTTGGCCACAACGGGTAACATGCTAGCCATCCCAAATGTTTCTGACGGGTGGTTAGTTATAGGCAAAGTGATAATAGAAATATCGGCACTTTCGTTAGTGACCATCTCTTGTGTTTTTGACAATGATGTTTCTACCACTTGAATTGATGTTGTGTGGTTTTGCTTAAAGAATTCAGCCATCGGTGCGTATAGCCATCGGCGATCACATAGATGATCGATAGCAACTGTTAATTCTGACTCGGTCCCTTGGGCGAGTTGAGTACTTATCTCCTCAAGAGCTTTGGCTTGTTCAAGCATAGATTGCGCTCTTCGAAGCAATGATTTTCCATCATCAGTGAGTATAGACCTGCGTCCCTCTACTTTGAGTAACGGCACTCCCAATTGATCTTCTAGTTTTCTCACCGAATAAATTAACGTGGTATGGCTTTTATTCAATGTCGCCGCAGCCGCTTGAATGCTACCCGCTTTATCAATTTCAAATAATGTTAACCACTGATCTAAGGTTGTCTTTAATCTCATATGTCTAATTTGTCCACATTAACTGGCAGTATTATGAACTTTTATGTCCAATTTTTATAGGTATTATGACACCTCTCTTAAGGCGGAGAGGAGTAAAACTTCATTCATCTGAACTTGGAGCTATTACATCGCTCGCCAATTTTGCCATTAACTCGATCTTTGGAGATAAATTATGAACACATTATTACAAGTTGACTTTGATTATACAGGACCCTTTGGTGACGAAATGGCAGCAATGCTGACAGATCTTGCTGAGTCGATTAACAATGAAGCCGGCATGATCTGGAAAATCTGGACAGAAAACCAACAAGATAAACTTGGTGGTGGGATCTATTTGTTCGAAGATGAAATCACAGCCCGTGCTTATCTAGAAATGCATTCAGTTCGCTTAAATAAGATGGGTATTGAAAATATTAGAGGGCTGGTTTTAGCGGTAAATCCCTTACTTTCAAACATAAATAAAGGGCCTATTGCTTAGGCAATTAATAGAGAGAAGATGATGAATAACCGAACATTTTTAACCGTGAACGGCACGATTTATGTGATCTTTGCATTGGCTTTATTTTTTATTCCTGCTTTGATGTGGCCGATGTACGGGGTTGAAATAAATGACCGATATGCTTATTTCTTGTCTCAACATACGAGTATATTTCTAGGCGGTATAGCGGTGATTTGCTTATTACTAAGAGATATAGAAGTAGGCCAAACCGCTAATAAGCTATTTAAGGCACTGTTTATAACTAACCTGTTAGGGGTGATGATCACTGTCTATGCTGGAGTTTCGGGGATCTTTGTTGGTCTCGGCTGGAGCGACCCAGTGTTCTTTACATTGATGGCTATTTTGAGTTATTTACAGCTGGCGAAACAAAAGCCACACTAATAAAGTAACGTAAAAACAGCAACCTAAAAGATTGCTGTTTTTATAATACTAGGCTTCAGACGCTATCACCGCTTTTATTCCGTGGGGGTGAACCTTTACGCACAGACCATTCTTCTTAAAGGCGATAGTAGGGTTAGCGAGTCGCTCTTTATCGCCCTTTGGCGAACTCTGCTTCACCTTAATATCGGTTGTACCGGCAATGATAGGCGCAATTGTTGGCACGGCACTAACGAGCTGTTGGCTTAACGACTCACAATCAATGGCATCGCACTTAAATACCAGCTCGACATGTTCCCAACCCTGTTGTGGGTATGTTTTTTCACCAGGGTAAGGCAGTTCAACACAATGGATCTCTATATCATTTAGCATGAGTGGTACATCAAGCTCAATAATCAAAATGGGCCTGCCATTGATCATGTTGTCAGAGATGATATTACCGTGTTTTGAAAATTGATTTAGTAGCTCATTCGCTGTGCCTGTGGTATTGACGCGTAAAGCGCTGTGGTCGCACTCTAGATTAAGTGTGTCTAGTCCCAGTTCACCGATAAAGGCGGTAATTGATTGGCTGAAGCTCGGCCAACTTTGGCTTAATTGCTCGTATGTCATAACAAAGGTTTCCTGATAAACGCCTGACTGAGTCGATGAAAGATAATTATTCAGCCTTGTAGGCTTAACAAATAACGGCTAAGGCCAGATTTCGATTGGAGTACCCGCGTCAATCGCACGCCATAACTCATCCATTTCAGCATTGGTCACAGCGATGCAGCCATCGGTCCAATTGTAATTTTGTGCCTCTTTTGGACTCAGGTTTGAATGGGGGTTCTCACCATGGATCATTATCTGTCCTCCTGGCTGAATTCCTAAAGCATCAGCGCGTAATTTGTCTTCATCATTAGGGTAGGAGATATGAATTGAACGATAGTAGGCGCTGTCTGACTTTTTGTAATCGAGTAAATAACGGCCTTCAGGGGTGCGTTGATCGCCTTCGGTCAGTTTATGTCCTACGGGGTTATCGCCCATTGCTATTCGATAGGATTTGAAAATCTTGCCTTGGCTTAATAATGATAAGCTTGCTGTTGATTTGGTGACGACGACTAAATCGGCTTTGTCGCTAGCGAATGAGAGGCTTGGAATTAGGCTACACAACAGCAGTGTTACTTTAAGCATGGAAAAACAGATAAAACGCATGTACAACCCTGAGCATAACGCCCTTAGCTTGTGAATATATGACTTATGTTACCTCAAAAACCTTGATTGTTGATGTATACGGATAAGATTATTTTTGAGCTCTTGCGGTTTGCGTGTCACACTATTCGTATCATCTATTTTAATGCCTTGATAATTCGGTTTAAGTCGAATGAGTTTAGAGCAATGTATAGCAAGGAACAGCGGTCAAAATGGTAAATGAAACGGATTCAGAAAGCTTATTTAAGCTTAAACTTCGTCGAATAATTTTTGGAACTGATACCCCCGCAGGCCGCTTTTTCGATATCAGTTTAATCGTCTGTATTATCCTTAGCGTGATGTTGGTTTTTCTTGATACCGTTGGACATATCCATCAAAAATATGGCGAGATAATTATTGTCTTAGAGTGGGGCTTTACCCTCATTTTTACAGTGGAATATTTACTGCGTTTATATTGTTCAGCCAGTCCGCTAAGTTACGCTAAAAGCTTTTATGGGGTAGTGGACCTGTTATCTATACTACCGACTTACTTAGCGTTAGTATTCCCTGGTGCCAATTTTACTATGGTGATCAGAGTCTTAAGGTTATTTAGAATATTTAGAGTATTCAAGCTTTTACGCTATTTAAGTGAAGGTAATATACTGTTACGAGCAATGATACAATCGAGCCGTAAAGTCTTTCTGTTTTTCTTCTCAGTCAGTTTAATCGTCGTGGTGTTAAGTTCAATCATGTATGTTGTTGAAGGCCCCAATAATGGCTTTACTTCAATTCCAAAATCTATCTACTGGACCATCGTCACCATTACCACGGTTGGCTATGGCGACATTACCCCAGGTACTAACTTAGGGCAGGCAATTGCCGCATTTACGATGCTGTTGGGTTACTCCATTATTGCTATTCCTACGGGTATTCTCACCGCGGAGATCTCTCAAGAGATAGGGAGAAGTAAAGATTTACGCCGTTGCAGTAATTGTTTGAAAGTGGGGCACGACAACAGTGCATTGTATTGTGATAAGTGTGGTAGCGAACTTGAAACGGATATTTAGCGTTGTTTGAGTGAAGCGAGTTCAGCCAATACACATAAATAAAGCTGCCCCCGAGATTAAAGATGCATCTAAATTAGCCACAGGCTAAGAGGTTTTATGGCAGTAGCCAAGTTTGTACAAGGATCGATTCTGCGGCATATTTTGACGATGAGTTCAACGGCTGCCGTTGGCATATCTGCGCTGTTTGTGGTCGATTTGCTGGATATGTTTTTCTTGAGTTTATTGGGTGAACAAGAGCTTGCCGCCGCCGTGGGCTATGCAGGCACCATTTCATTTTTTACGACCTCTATTGGTATCGGGTTATCCATTGCTCTGGGCGCTCTAGTGTCACGCTCTATTGGCGCTAAAGAGATGAAAAAGGCCAAGCGTTTGTTACTTAATAGCGCAGTGGTCACTTTGTTGATCAGCATCGTCGTGGCTATCAGTGTCTTTCTTTTTATTCCCGAGCTGCTGAGCCTTGTGGGCGCAACCGGTAAAACCGCGGAACTAGCAGCTGATTACCTCTATATATTAGTGCCTTCATTACCGCTAATTTGCTTGGCAATGGCGCTAGGTAGCGCCTTAAGAGCCGTTGGTGATGCAAAATTATCGATGATATCAACGTTAGTCGGCGGTGGCGTTAACGCGATCTTTGACCCTATTTTTATCTTTATGTTTGCTATGGGAATAGAAGGTGCCGCAGTGGCTTCTGTTTTAGCCCGCTTGGCGGTACTCCTGGTGGCAGCAAGAGGGGTAATGGTTAAGCATAATTTATTTGGTCGCTTTAATAAGGAGCATTTTATTGCCGACTTAAAGCCTATTTTTGCGATAGCGGGACCCGCAATGCTCACCAACGTTGCAACACCAATTGGTAATGCTGTTGTGACACGTGCGATTGCTGATTTTGGTGACAGTTATGTTGCGGGTTGGGCGGTATTAGGCAGGTTAATACCGGTTTCATTCGGGATGATTTTTGCCTTATCGGGTGCTGTGGGACCGATTGTAGGACAAAATTATGGTGCTCATGAGTTTGGACGGGTGAAGGAGTCATTGACCCGTGCGATTCAGTTCTGTAGCGCCTATGTCGTGGTGGTCTCAGTATTGCTATTTTTAAGCCGTAATCAAATCGTCAACGTGTTCGACATGAAAGGTGATGCCGCAGAATTGATTTTATTCTTTTGTAGTTATATTGCGATATTTTTCATTTTTTCGGGGGTATTGTTTGTCGCAAACGCTTCATTTAATAACTTAGGTAAAGCTAAGTATTCGACGTTATTTAATGTTGGTAAAGCAACGATTGGGACTATCCCATTTGTGTATTTCGGGGCTAAGTGGGGTGGAGTTTACGGAGTACTTGTGGGCCAAGCTATAGGCTCGATTATCTTTGGTGTGCTTGGTGTGTTAATGGCTTATCGTTTAGTGGATAAAGTAAGAGGTCTTACCGAAGGACAGACTAAAACGAGTGGCGTGCCGCAGACTGCTGAAGTGATAAGTGAGTTTGATGAGGAATTAAGTTTAAGTAGCCAAAGTCCGTTGTCTTCTTCATGTGCAAATATGGCAATGGTGACAGAAGAGCAGGATTGTGAAGCAAGTAATGAAATCGCTGAGCTTATTGGTGTGAAAGGCAAGGGCCCATCAACCAAGTAAGCTCAATAACACAAAACTAATTAGCTGGTTGGTGTGGCATCCGTTTCACTAGTATCGATAGATACTTCAGTCGCGGTAGCGCTCTGTGCTGCTAATTCTTCAGCTTCAAGCTTAGCTAAATTCTCAGCACGTTCAGCCTTAGATACGTATTTTTTGATCGTAGGAGGAGTGTGCTTATTTAAACGAGCCTTGGCACGCTTCGCCGTCATTTTGATCATTTTCTGTTTTTTGTTCATGTGTTCTCTACGATACGTCAATCTAAGACAATTTTAGCGCATTGTGCGCCAAGCTTGAAATCGGAAGCGGATTTTACCCTAAAGCTGACCGCTACGCCACAGTACCAACCTCAATTCCTTAAGTATGTCGTTAATTTGTAGATATTCAAACAGACAAATATGTGCTTAAAATGGCTCGCTAATACAGTTAGGGATATTTTTTAGCGGATAAAAGGCCGTTATATTGGTCTAGAACTCACTCTTTATTAGCGACGATTACATATGAGCTTTGCCTTGATATCACGACGTATTTCGGCACTATGCAGCAGTTGCGGGCCTAGTGTTATTAGCGTAATCGCCAAACAAACTTTAAATGCACAATTTTGCATGCCTAGAAGTGACAGAGTTCAAGGCATCAAGTCGCAGTAATTGTTATTCTCGGCTTTGGCATACGGTTCCGCTCTTGCTTCCGCATTTAATCTCCAGAGTGGGACGAGATCACTAGCCTTAAATTAACTGACACATTTGAGTAGAGATAAAATGCAAACGATCACTTTTTTCCAACGTTTTGAGAATGATATTCTGGCAGGTCGTAAGACAATCACTTTAAGAGATAAAAGTGAGTCTCACTTTGAAGCTGGCCAAACCGTTAATGTGGCCAATTTAGAAACCGCAACTTGTTACGGTCAGCTACACATTCTAAGCGTTGCTTGGGTTAAGTTTGACGACTTAAACTTGTTGCATGCCCAGCAGGAAAATATGACTCTGGTAGAGTTAAAGACCTTAATTAGAGAGATCTATCCAGAAATCCAAGCGCTTTATCAAATTAACTTTAAATTGCTATAGCCATAACTTAAACCATTTCAATCTGCTTAGACTCATCTCAGCGGGTCCAATGTCTATTCATAAGCAGGGTTTTTGAATAACGATAAATCATGCAATATCAACATCGAGCAAGTAGACTTAGCATTATTCAAGTGAATAACACTAAGTAGACCATTCATGACAGATCAAAAAAGCGAACCTGCTACCCAAGTACGCGACAGCCTTATCCGCGCTGCGCGTATCTGCTTTATTGCTTCAGATTATGACAAAGTGAGTATTCGCCAAATCGCTGAAGAAGCAGGGGTTAATATGGCGATGATCCGCTACTATTTCGGTAATAAGCTTGGCCTCTTTGAAGTTATGATTGCCGAATTTATCTCGCCAGTGTTACAACGTAGTAAAACGATTAACCAGGGTGATAATCCGCTAAAAATGTCAGATATCTTAGACAATTTTTATCAAACGATGACAGAGACTCCCGATTTCCCCCGTTTTCTGTTCAGGCTAATGAGTTCAGAACATTCACATGAAGCCAAAGGAGTCATTTTTAAGCTGTTCACGCCATTAGCTAATCTAA from Shewanella sp. Choline-02u-19 encodes:
- a CDS encoding L,D-transpeptidase family protein translates to MLKVTLLLCSLIPSLSFASDKADLVVVTKSTASLSLLSQGKIFKSYRIAMGDNPVGHKLTEGDQRTPEGRYLLDYKKSDSAYYRSIHISYPNDEDKLRADALGIQPGGQIMIHGENPHSNLSPKEAQNYNWTDGCIAVTNAEMDELWRAIDAGTPIEIWP
- a CDS encoding toxin-antitoxin system YwqK family antitoxin, translating into MMKYLLVPLLCLSFSASALNVDSIDIRAGMVYQENTDMLLTGTYNQKRSNGKLKKKVNYRNGLKSGLSTKYYSSGTVETEYSYKDGNKSGEYRAFFKNGYAEEIGYYRGDIKHGEFTQYSKKSSDLKVSQTHYSDGHKNGLKREWYKSGELKEAIGYLNDKKDGVKVEYANNGSLESKTEYKLGEKQGKEQEWYSNGSLKEEKNYLHDEKHGTVVKYYDNGKKKSEVEYEYGKKVSKVVKWKKNGQLKD
- a CDS encoding monooxygenase codes for the protein MNTLLQVDFDYTGPFGDEMAAMLTDLAESINNEAGMIWKIWTENQQDKLGGGIYLFEDEITARAYLEMHSVRLNKMGIENIRGLVLAVNPLLSNINKGPIA
- a CDS encoding M14 family metallopeptidase, whose amino-acid sequence is MNSSQHYPIGSTGQKWSDADKLAWLAMQSVKRSYQEQVLSKVLALGEQFTLEQYGALSCDEAKYPLYALKSHNWQPTKPIILVTGGVHGYETSGVQGAIRFMETKAQAYAEHFNIVLIPCVSPWGYETINRWNPGAIDPNRSFYQDSPAEESAAVLNYLASINADIFAHIDLHETTDTDNSEFRPALAARDAVVHDNWSIPDGFYLVGDTINPQPAFQKAMIAAVEQVTHIAPADDSGKLIGVKLAQFGVINYATKALGLCAGLSGATYVSTTEVYPDSPLVDDEKCIIAQVAAITGGLDYLLTL
- a CDS encoding LysR family transcriptional regulator; the encoded protein is MRLKTTLDQWLTLFEIDKAGSIQAAAATLNKSHTTLIYSVRKLEDQLGVPLLKVEGRRSILTDDGKSLLRRAQSMLEQAKALEEISTQLAQGTESELTVAIDHLCDRRWLYAPMAEFFKQNHTTSIQVVETSLSKTQEMVTNESADISIITLPITNHPSETFGMASMLPVVAKSHPLAEKLNPCLADLSATRQIVIRDLGHHAKQDVGWLKSNQRITVDNFDHAWQATKQGLGYCRLPRHIIEKHNDNDIKILRVEHSNQYQVPLHLTLPKGAKTGPAAQELYQLMLASASHRS
- a CDS encoding VOC family protein; translated protein: MTYEQLSQSWPSFSQSITAFIGELGLDTLNLECDHSALRVNTTGTANELLNQFSKHGNIISDNMINGRPILIIELDVPLMLNDIEIHCVELPYPGEKTYPQQGWEHVELVFKCDAIDCESLSQQLVSAVPTIAPIIAGTTDIKVKQSSPKGDKERLANPTIAFKKNGLCVKVHPHGIKAVIASEA
- a CDS encoding DUF4785 domain-containing protein; the protein is MNILTSALVTITAGVLFAGCQSDEPQATESKQSMEVSTKLFTLATPQVGDLIIGEVQSPVLDAINSSRDSISFVNVNPSEQALLLPSSTSSSQSDEFWMTVSGAELNKGVKLAISQPSSIIRVAPRADNRSGSIIKSQSISPEQIQLQKVGAKTDKSVSYIKSLTDADALATAGLDDNSSALTLSKNATAGIYKLRVVQSLDQGGQYLVNVKEKGSPYQLTLSSINRVASDVSSMPLSLSLSNSQSELQPQASLKHADGKIQTLDLKLVNGQWQAKLPTASKMPESNLGLSEIQVNIQTQVNGQAVFRTVKTAFKQFVPTAKLNSSVESQWQDQVPKLLIFDVAVEHEGRFGINAALTGTDELGNDKLILTTQSANWLTSKSSQITLNLDASVIKASGLKAPFKIKSLELVDQGQMARLSYLQQALIMRL